One genomic segment of Gadus chalcogrammus isolate NIFS_2021 chromosome 3, NIFS_Gcha_1.0, whole genome shotgun sequence includes these proteins:
- the pkd2 gene encoding polycystin-2 isoform X1: MASTRVRSQQSQTGRNPAGTPSGSAPHRLDSKLEIEMENIQHQDLGLGGIIGAPSPPSRQAWSRDNPGFEPEEEIMEANWPPASPGRRSVSTASSSSCSSGVGSFTGVGGSGHNQRGGLYPSSTADTQRKDKHEHRSCMKQILQKIRILWGTDLMEDSDSSRERYLRNLLREMLTYFSFLIITCILTYGMVSTNMYYYTKVMSQLFLDTPLSTGNHATFRSLSTMEDFWKFTEGPFLNGMYWEVWYNNKSLPDNQSLIYYENLLLGVPRLRQVKVHNQSCIIHRDLRKEVQECFNIYTPSNEDTNPFGPNNGTAWMHTDEGRLNGSGYWGQVSTYGGGGYYQDLSRTREESALQLALLKDNLWLDRGTRAVFLDFSVYNGNINLFCIARLLVEFPATGGVVPSWQFQTVRLIRYTSSWDYFVGVCEVAFCIFILYYVVEEVLEIRIHRLHYFKNLWNCMDVLMILLSVVAIIMNITRTSMVSNLLGGLIENHDAHPSFRSLADLQVQFNHVAAVIVFFSWVKLFKFINVNKTMSQLSSTMSRCAKDLVGFAIMFFIIFLAYAQLAYLVFGTQVNDFSSFKNSIFTQFRIILGDFEFSEIEETNPILGPVYFTTFIFFIFFILMNMFLAIINDTYSEVKADMSQQRTEMEMTDLIKKGCNKALMRLRLKKTAVDDISESLRQAGGKMNFDELRQDLKGKGHTDAEIQAIFAKYDHDGDQQLTEHEHQQMRDDLEKEREDLDIEPNSLARPTSGRSFPRTQEDSEEDDDEDSGHSSRRRGSSSGGVAYEEFQVLVRRVDRMEHSIGSIVSKIDAVIVKLEAMERAKTKRKDVLGKLLDGVMEDERMGRDSEVHREQMERLVREELERWESNDTVSQVGHPQTVTPRPRPPSSLSLDGTEAAANGSGHI, translated from the exons ATGGCGTCGACTCGAGTGAGATCACAACAATCTCAAACTGGCAGGAACCCCGCGGGCACACCTAGCGGCTCCGCGCCGCACAGATTGGACTCAAAGTTGGAGATCGAGATGGAGAATATCCAGCATCAGGACTTGGGCTTGGGAGGAATCATTGGTGCGCCGTCTCCGCCTTCGCGGCAAGCCTGGAGTCGGGATAACCCGGGATTCGAACCCGAAGAGGAGATCATGGAGGCTAACTGGCCGCCAGCGAGTCCGGGTAGGAGATCTGTTTCTACAGCCTCGAGCAGTAGTTGTAGCAGCGGCGTAGGTAGCTTCACCGGGGTCGGGGGCAGCGGCCACAACCAGCGCGGTGGACTGTACCCCTCATCCACAGCGGATACCCAGCGGAAAGACAAGCACGAACACCGGAGCTGTATGAAACAGATACTCCAGAAAATCAGAA TTTTGTGGGGTACAGATCTGATGGAAGACAGTGACAGCAGCAGAGAAAGATACCTGAGAAACTTACTGAGGGAAATGCTAACCTACTTCAGCTTTCTCATCATTACCTGCATCT TGACCTATGGGATGGTGAGCACCAACATGTACTACTACACCAAAGTTATGTCTCAGCTCTTCCTCGACACACCGCTGTCTACTGGGAACCATGCCACCTTTAGAAGTCTGTCCACCATGGAAGACTTCTGGAAG TTCACAGAGGGGCCTTTCCTGAATGGCATGTACTGGGAGGTGTGGTACAACAACAAGAGTCTCCCAGACAACCAGAGTCTCATCTACTATGAGAACCTGCTCCTCGGGGTGCCTCGTCTCCGACAGGTGAAGGTGCACAACCAGTCCTGCATCATTCACCGGGACCTCCGGAAGGAGGTGCAGGAGTGCTTCAACATCTACACCCCCAGCAACGAGGACACCAACCCCTTTGGGCCCAACAACGGAACGGC GTGGATGCATACAGATGAGGGCCGGCTGAATGGGAGTGGGTACTGGGGCCAGGTGTCTACgtatggaggggggggttaTTACCAAGACCTTTCCCGCACCAGAGAGGAGTCTGCCCTTCAGCTGGCTCTCCTCAAAGACAACCTCTGGCTGGACCGAGGCACAAGAGCCGTCTTTCTCGACTTCTCTGTCTACAATGGAAACATCAACCTCTTCTGTATTGCCAG GCTTTTGGTAGAATTCCCTGCCACCGGTGGGGTCGTCCCTTCATGGCAGTTTCAAACAGTGCGCCTGATCAGATATACATCGAGCTGGGACTACTTTGTCGGGGTTTGTGAGGTGGCGTTCTGCATCTTCATCTTGTACtacgtggtggaggaggtgctggagatCCGCATCCACCGTCTGCACTACTTCAAGAACCTGTGGAACTGTATGGATGTACTTATGATCCTG CTGAGTGTGGTTGCTATCATAATGAACATCACCAGGACGTCCATGGTGAGCAACCTTCTCGGAGGCCTGATAGAGAATCACGACGCTCACCCCAGCTTCAGATCCTTGGCCGATCTCCAGGTCCAGTTCAACCACGTGGCGGCTGTGATCGTCTTCTTCTCCTGGGTCAAG CTCTTCAAGTTCATCAACGTGAACAAGACCATGAGCCAGCTGTCCAGCACCATGTCCCGCTGTGCCAAAGATCTGGTGGGCTTCGCCATCATGTTCTTCATCATATTCCTGGCTTACGCGCAGCTGGCCTACCTGGTGTTCGGCACCCAGGTCAACGACTTCAGCTCTTTCAAGAACAGCAT TTTTACCCAGTTCCGCATCATCCTGGGAGACTTTGAGTTCTCTGAGATAGAGGAGACTAACCCTATCCTGGGACCAGTCTACTTTACCACCTTCATCTTTTTCATCTTCTTCATCCTTATG AATATGTTCTTGGCCATCATCAACGACACATACTCAGAGGTGAAAGCAGACATGTCCCAGCAGAGGACGGAGATGGAGATGACTGATCTCATTAAGAAG GGTTGTAACAAGGCCTTGATGCGTCTCAGGCTGAAAAAGACAGCTGTGGACGACATCTCCGAAAGCCTGCGTCAAGCTGGAGGAAAGATGAACTTCGATGAGCTCCGACAGGATCTGAAAGG AAAGGGGCATACGGATGCGGAGATCCAAGCGATCTTCGCCAAGTATGATCATGACGGGGACCAGCAGTTGACGGAGCACGAGCATCAGCAAATGAGAGACGacttggagaaagagaga GAGGACTTGGATATTGAACCCAATTCGCTAGCGAGACCCACTAGTGGGAGGAGCTTCCCCCGGACCCAGGAAGACTCAGAGGAAGACGATGACGAAGACAGCGGCCACAGCTCTCGTCGCCGTGGGAGCAGCTCGGGGGGAGTGGCCTATGAAGAGTTTCAAGT GCTGGTGAGACGCGTGGACAGGATGGAGCACTCCATCGGCAGCATCGTGTCCAAGATCGACGCGGTGATCGTGAAGCTGGAGGCCATGGAGCGGGCCAAGACCAAGAGGAAGGATGTGCTGGGGAAGCTCCTGGACGGGGTCATGGAG GACGAGAGGATGGGCCGTGACTCGGAGGTTCACAGGGAGCAGATGGAGAGgctggtcagggaggagctggagcgaTGGGAGTCCAACGACACGGTCTCCCAGGTGGGCCACCCCCAGACCGTCACCCCCAGGCCCCGCCCGCCCTCATCGCTCTCGCTCGACGGCACAGAAGCTGCCGCCAACGGGAGCGGCCATATTTGA
- the LOC130379422 gene encoding broad substrate specificity ATP-binding cassette transporter ABCG2-like, whose product MVEKVGHINVAMLDDISPKNGLKGPTSTFSSTPCSATVSFHNIQYKVQLKSGFFCVGKNSRVTREILVDLNGVMRPGLNAILGPTGSGKSSFLDILAARKDPAGLSGEVLIDGVPQPPNFKCLSGYVVQDDVVMGTLTVRENLRFSAALRLPSSVSQAEKEARVCQLIRELGLTKVADSKVGTQMIRGISGGERKRTNIGMELIMDPSVLFLDEPTTGLDASTANSVLLLLKRMANQGRTIVMSIHQPRFSIYKLFDTLTLLVGGKMVYHGPSIDTLDYFTNIGYTCEPHNNPADFFLDVINGDYHASTLATMQGTEEVAVEDLRSCRQSVEDRLVEDYQTSSCSAATRAELERIVQGKHRKAHCTAAAAARTVTYNSSFCHQLHWVLKRTFRNLLLNPQTSVAQVGVSLFLALIVGAIFFGVKNDQSGIQNRMGALFFITTNQCFSSVSAAELFISERKLFLHEYISGYYRVSVYFLSKVLSDIFVLRTIPAAIFSVVSYFMIGLQVSVEAFFIFMLTVTLVSYTATSMTMAISADQSVVALANLFITISFVFMMIFSGLLVNLPSIMDWLAWLKYFSIPRYGLAALQINEFVGLRFCDTQDIWTTNSSSPGNHSSPPAGQVCTGEQQLDYLGIKYSHWGMWENHLALTVMMAIFLIIAYLKLRFIKKFT is encoded by the exons ATGGTCGAGAAAGTGGGCCACATTAATGTCGCCATGCTGGACGACATAAGCCCCAAAAACGGACTGAAGGGTCCCACTTCAACCTTCAGCTCTACACCCTGTAGCGCCACCGTCAGCTTCCACAACATCCAGTACAAAGTCCAGCTGAAGAGCGGCTTCTTCTGCGTCGGGAAGAACAGCCGTGTTACCCGGGAGATACTGGTGGACCTCAA TGGGGTCATGAGACCCGGGCTGAATGCCATACTGGGACCCACTGGGAGCGGGAAATCCTC GTTCCTGGACATTCTGGCAGCCCGGAAGGATCCGGCGGGGCTGTCCGGAGAGGTTCTGATAGACGGAGTGCCTCAGCCGCCCAACTTCAAGTGTCTGTCAGGCTACGTGGTTCAG GACGATGTGGTGATGGGCACGCTCACGGTCAGGGAGAACCTGCGCTTCTCCGCAGCGCTGCGGCTGCCCAGCTCCGTCTCGCAGGCCGAGAAGGAGGCCCGGGTCTGCCAGCTGATCAGAGAGCTGGGGCTCACCAAGGTGGCTGACTCCAAG gtgggcACCCAGATGATCCGGGGGATatcagggggggagaggaagaggaccaACATTGGCATGGAGCTGATCATGGACCCGTCCGTGCTGTTCCTGGACGAGCCCACCACCGGCCTGGACGCCAGCACCGCCAACtctgtcctgctgctgctcaaaAG AATGGCCAATCAGGGACGGACCATCGTCATGTCCATCCACCAGCCGCGCTTCTCCATCTACAAGCTGTTTGACACCCTGACCCTGCTGGTGGGAGGCAAGATGGTCTACCATGGACCCTCAATCGACACCTTGGACTACTTCACTAATATTG GCTACACATGTGAGCCTCACAACAACCCTGCAGACTTCTTCCTGGATGTGATCAATGGAGACTACCACGCTTCTACTCTGGCCACGATGCAAGGCACGGAAG aggtggcggtggaggaccTGCGCAGCTGCAGGCAGAGCGTGGAGGACCGCCTGGTGGAGGACTACCAGACCAGCAGCTGCTCCGCCGCCACGCGGGCTGAGCTGGAGCGCATAGTCCAGGGGAAGCACCGCAAGGCGCACTGCACGGCCGCTGCCGCCGCACGTACCGTCACCTACAACAGCTCCTTCTGCCACCAGCTCCACTGGGTCCTCAAGAGGACCTTCCGGAACCTCCTGCTAAACCCTCAGACCTCTGTGGCCCAG GTGGGAGTCAGCCTCTTCCTGGCACTCATCGTAGGGGCCATTTTCTTTGGGGTCAAGAACGATCAGAGTGGCATCCAGAACAG GATGGGCGCTCTGTTCTTCATCACCACCAACCAGTGTTTCAGCAGCGTCTCGGCCGCGGAGCTCTTCATCTCAGAGAGGAAGCTCTTCTT GCACGAGTACATCAGCGGATACTACAGAGTCTCCGTGTACTTCCTGTCCAAGGTCCTGTCGGACATCTTCGTCCTGCGCACCATCCCCGCGGCCATCTTCAGCGTCGTCTCCTACTTCATGATCG GGCTGCAGGTCTCGGTGGAGGCGTTCTTCATCTTCATGCTGACGGTGACCCTGGTGTCGTACACGGCCACCTCCATGACCATGGCCATCTCGGCCGACCAGAGTGTGGTGGCACTGGCCAACCTCTTCATCACCATCTCCTTCGTCTTCATGATG ATCTTCTCAGGGCTGCTGGTGAACCTGCCCAGCATCATGGACTGGCTGGCCTGGCTGAAGTACTTCAGCATACCCCGTTATGGCCTGGCG gccCTCCAGATCAATGAGTTTGTGGGTCTGCGGTTCTGCGACACTCAAGACATCTGGACCaccaactcctcctctcctgggaATCACAGCAGCCCCCCCGCTGGGCAAGT GTGCACTGGGGAGCAGCAACTGGACTACCTGGGCATCAAGTACAGCCACTGGGGCATGTGGGAAAACCACCTGGCTTTGACGGTCATGATGGCCATCTTCCTTATCATTGCCTATCTCAAACTCAGATTCATCAAGAAATTCACCTAA
- the pkd2 gene encoding polycystin-2 isoform X2, translated as MASTRVRSQQSQTGRNPAGTPSGSAPHRLDSKLEIEMENIQHQDLGLGGIIGAPSPPSRQAWSRDNPGFEPEEEIMEANWPPASPGRRSVSTASSSSCSSGVGSFTGVGGSGHNQRGGLYPSSTADTQRKDKHEHRSCMKQILQKIRILWGTDLMEDSDSSRERYLRNLLREMLTYFSFLIITCILTYGMVSTNMYYYTKVMSQLFLDTPLSTGNHATFRSLSTMEDFWKFTEGPFLNGMYWEVWYNNKSLPDNQSLIYYENLLLGVPRLRQVKVHNQSCIIHRDLRKEVQECFNIYTPSNEDTNPFGPNNGTAWMHTDEGRLNGSGYWGQVSTYGGGGYYQDLSRTREESALQLALLKDNLWLDRGTRAVFLDFSVYNGNINLFCIARLLVEFPATGGVVPSWQFQTVRLIRYTSSWDYFVGVCEVAFCIFILYYVVEEVLEIRIHRLHYFKNLWNCMDVLMILLSVVAIIMNITRTSMVSNLLGGLIENHDAHPSFRSLADLQVQFNHVAAVIVFFSWVKLFKFINVNKTMSQLSSTMSRCAKDLVGFAIMFFIIFLAYAQLAYLVFGTQVNDFSSFKNSIFTQFRIILGDFEFSEIEETNPILGPVYFTTFIFFIFFILMNMFLAIINDTYSEVKADMSQQRTEMEMTDLIKKGCNKALMRLRLKKTAVDDISESLRQAGGKMNFDELRQDLKGKGHTDAEIQAIFAKYDHDGDQQLTEHEHQQMRDDLEKERDLDIEPNSLARPTSGRSFPRTQEDSEEDDDEDSGHSSRRRGSSSGGVAYEEFQVLVRRVDRMEHSIGSIVSKIDAVIVKLEAMERAKTKRKDVLGKLLDGVMEDERMGRDSEVHREQMERLVREELERWESNDTVSQVGHPQTVTPRPRPPSSLSLDGTEAAANGSGHI; from the exons ATGGCGTCGACTCGAGTGAGATCACAACAATCTCAAACTGGCAGGAACCCCGCGGGCACACCTAGCGGCTCCGCGCCGCACAGATTGGACTCAAAGTTGGAGATCGAGATGGAGAATATCCAGCATCAGGACTTGGGCTTGGGAGGAATCATTGGTGCGCCGTCTCCGCCTTCGCGGCAAGCCTGGAGTCGGGATAACCCGGGATTCGAACCCGAAGAGGAGATCATGGAGGCTAACTGGCCGCCAGCGAGTCCGGGTAGGAGATCTGTTTCTACAGCCTCGAGCAGTAGTTGTAGCAGCGGCGTAGGTAGCTTCACCGGGGTCGGGGGCAGCGGCCACAACCAGCGCGGTGGACTGTACCCCTCATCCACAGCGGATACCCAGCGGAAAGACAAGCACGAACACCGGAGCTGTATGAAACAGATACTCCAGAAAATCAGAA TTTTGTGGGGTACAGATCTGATGGAAGACAGTGACAGCAGCAGAGAAAGATACCTGAGAAACTTACTGAGGGAAATGCTAACCTACTTCAGCTTTCTCATCATTACCTGCATCT TGACCTATGGGATGGTGAGCACCAACATGTACTACTACACCAAAGTTATGTCTCAGCTCTTCCTCGACACACCGCTGTCTACTGGGAACCATGCCACCTTTAGAAGTCTGTCCACCATGGAAGACTTCTGGAAG TTCACAGAGGGGCCTTTCCTGAATGGCATGTACTGGGAGGTGTGGTACAACAACAAGAGTCTCCCAGACAACCAGAGTCTCATCTACTATGAGAACCTGCTCCTCGGGGTGCCTCGTCTCCGACAGGTGAAGGTGCACAACCAGTCCTGCATCATTCACCGGGACCTCCGGAAGGAGGTGCAGGAGTGCTTCAACATCTACACCCCCAGCAACGAGGACACCAACCCCTTTGGGCCCAACAACGGAACGGC GTGGATGCATACAGATGAGGGCCGGCTGAATGGGAGTGGGTACTGGGGCCAGGTGTCTACgtatggaggggggggttaTTACCAAGACCTTTCCCGCACCAGAGAGGAGTCTGCCCTTCAGCTGGCTCTCCTCAAAGACAACCTCTGGCTGGACCGAGGCACAAGAGCCGTCTTTCTCGACTTCTCTGTCTACAATGGAAACATCAACCTCTTCTGTATTGCCAG GCTTTTGGTAGAATTCCCTGCCACCGGTGGGGTCGTCCCTTCATGGCAGTTTCAAACAGTGCGCCTGATCAGATATACATCGAGCTGGGACTACTTTGTCGGGGTTTGTGAGGTGGCGTTCTGCATCTTCATCTTGTACtacgtggtggaggaggtgctggagatCCGCATCCACCGTCTGCACTACTTCAAGAACCTGTGGAACTGTATGGATGTACTTATGATCCTG CTGAGTGTGGTTGCTATCATAATGAACATCACCAGGACGTCCATGGTGAGCAACCTTCTCGGAGGCCTGATAGAGAATCACGACGCTCACCCCAGCTTCAGATCCTTGGCCGATCTCCAGGTCCAGTTCAACCACGTGGCGGCTGTGATCGTCTTCTTCTCCTGGGTCAAG CTCTTCAAGTTCATCAACGTGAACAAGACCATGAGCCAGCTGTCCAGCACCATGTCCCGCTGTGCCAAAGATCTGGTGGGCTTCGCCATCATGTTCTTCATCATATTCCTGGCTTACGCGCAGCTGGCCTACCTGGTGTTCGGCACCCAGGTCAACGACTTCAGCTCTTTCAAGAACAGCAT TTTTACCCAGTTCCGCATCATCCTGGGAGACTTTGAGTTCTCTGAGATAGAGGAGACTAACCCTATCCTGGGACCAGTCTACTTTACCACCTTCATCTTTTTCATCTTCTTCATCCTTATG AATATGTTCTTGGCCATCATCAACGACACATACTCAGAGGTGAAAGCAGACATGTCCCAGCAGAGGACGGAGATGGAGATGACTGATCTCATTAAGAAG GGTTGTAACAAGGCCTTGATGCGTCTCAGGCTGAAAAAGACAGCTGTGGACGACATCTCCGAAAGCCTGCGTCAAGCTGGAGGAAAGATGAACTTCGATGAGCTCCGACAGGATCTGAAAGG AAAGGGGCATACGGATGCGGAGATCCAAGCGATCTTCGCCAAGTATGATCATGACGGGGACCAGCAGTTGACGGAGCACGAGCATCAGCAAATGAGAGACGacttggagaaagagaga GACTTGGATATTGAACCCAATTCGCTAGCGAGACCCACTAGTGGGAGGAGCTTCCCCCGGACCCAGGAAGACTCAGAGGAAGACGATGACGAAGACAGCGGCCACAGCTCTCGTCGCCGTGGGAGCAGCTCGGGGGGAGTGGCCTATGAAGAGTTTCAAGT GCTGGTGAGACGCGTGGACAGGATGGAGCACTCCATCGGCAGCATCGTGTCCAAGATCGACGCGGTGATCGTGAAGCTGGAGGCCATGGAGCGGGCCAAGACCAAGAGGAAGGATGTGCTGGGGAAGCTCCTGGACGGGGTCATGGAG GACGAGAGGATGGGCCGTGACTCGGAGGTTCACAGGGAGCAGATGGAGAGgctggtcagggaggagctggagcgaTGGGAGTCCAACGACACGGTCTCCCAGGTGGGCCACCCCCAGACCGTCACCCCCAGGCCCCGCCCGCCCTCATCGCTCTCGCTCGACGGCACAGAAGCTGCCGCCAACGGGAGCGGCCATATTTGA